In Halogeometricum sp. S1BR25-6, a single genomic region encodes these proteins:
- a CDS encoding transcription initiation factor IIB family protein — MYSARDRVDNEEWLQRIEAGGDRLELGSEARSYASDMFLSHVPDTDRSKRAVAAASLYAAALIAGEERSQSRVADAMDVTRLSIQQRWKDILEDAGFRPPTW, encoded by the coding sequence ATGTACAGCGCCCGGGACAGGGTCGACAACGAGGAGTGGTTGCAGCGAATCGAGGCGGGCGGGGACCGCTTGGAACTCGGGTCCGAAGCGCGGTCGTACGCGAGCGACATGTTCCTCTCGCACGTGCCCGACACCGACCGCTCGAAGCGCGCCGTCGCCGCCGCGAGCCTGTACGCCGCCGCGCTCATCGCCGGCGAGGAGCGCTCGCAGTCGCGCGTCGCCGACGCGATGGATGTGACCCGGCTTAGCATCCAGCAGCGCTGGAAGGACATCCTCGAAGACGCGGGCTTTCGGCCGCCGACGTGGTGA
- a CDS encoding phosphopantetheine adenylyltransferase, with translation MNVALGGTFDPVHDGHLALFARAFELGDVTVGLTSDELAPKTRHVDRYVRPFEERKRDLTNHLRPLAEEHDREFDIRELDEPTGIATEPGFDVLIVSPETKDGGARVNEIREARDLDPLDIEVVDHVAAEDGERISSTRIIRGEIDRHGNLTPERDGREATRPDDA, from the coding sequence ATGAACGTCGCGCTGGGCGGGACCTTCGACCCGGTTCACGACGGCCACCTCGCACTGTTCGCGAGGGCCTTCGAACTCGGCGACGTGACCGTCGGTCTCACGAGCGACGAACTCGCACCGAAGACCCGCCACGTCGACCGGTACGTCCGGCCGTTCGAGGAGCGAAAGCGCGACCTGACGAACCATCTACGACCGCTGGCCGAAGAGCACGACCGGGAGTTCGACATCCGGGAACTCGACGAACCGACCGGCATCGCCACCGAACCCGGCTTCGACGTGCTCATCGTCTCTCCGGAGACGAAAGACGGCGGCGCGCGGGTGAACGAGATTCGGGAGGCGCGTGACCTCGACCCCCTCGACATCGAAGTGGTCGACCACGTCGCCGCCGAGGACGGCGAGCGCATCTCCTCGACGCGCATCATCCGGGGAGAGATAGACCGCCACGGCAACCTCACGCCCGAACGCGACGGCCGCGAGGCGACCCGCCCGGACGACGCCTGA
- a CDS encoding winged helix-turn-helix domain-containing protein, whose amino-acid sequence MSADDTPDDTREEGSEGDEVADPTETPSEQSTRERLEAEADRAVSEFDENIVDLLAWLLDTETRARIYVYLRQNPHTTSDEVADGTGLYPSTVREALAELHTEETVTRRKRKNSGAGNNPYEYTAIPPSDLVQSVVGQVQSQLNTVFNLDRRLLGDDEAGDIEPVTITVRPDAED is encoded by the coding sequence ATGTCTGCGGACGACACTCCCGACGACACGAGAGAGGAGGGTTCGGAGGGCGACGAGGTGGCCGACCCGACCGAAACGCCCTCAGAGCAGTCGACCCGCGAGCGACTCGAAGCGGAGGCCGACCGGGCCGTCTCGGAGTTCGACGAGAACATCGTCGACCTCTTGGCGTGGTTGCTCGACACGGAGACGCGCGCCCGCATCTACGTCTATCTCCGGCAGAACCCCCACACCACGAGCGACGAGGTGGCCGACGGCACCGGCCTCTACCCCAGCACCGTCCGCGAGGCACTCGCCGAACTCCACACCGAGGAGACGGTGACGCGGCGCAAGCGCAAGAACTCCGGCGCAGGTAACAACCCCTACGAGTACACCGCCATCCCGCCGAGCGACCTCGTCCAGAGCGTCGTCGGACAGGTCCAATCGCAACTGAACACGGTCTTCAACCTCGACCGGCGTCTGCTCGGGGACGACGAGGCGGGCGATATCGAACCCGTCACCATCACCGTCCGCCCGGACGCCGAGGACTGA
- a CDS encoding glutamate--cysteine ligase encodes MELGSADAFDRMGTLGVEEEFYIVDGDGRPASGISDLVYDNPPEGLLDDRIDHELFKFTVETQTPLIEDPAEAGETVRAVREALVDHAANHGYRIAAAGLHPAAKWRELDHATKPRYKSQLDRIQYPQHRNTTAGLHVHVGVDDADKATWVANEARWYLPPLLALSANSPFWNGFDTGLSSARAKIFENLPNTGMPSRFSDFEAFREFERRMVEFGSIEDRGELWFDVRPHTGHGTVEVRTPDAQSDPAKTMAFVEYVHALVLDLAERYEDGESGTDLRRELLDENKWRATRHGHDAEFVARDAEGTVSLGEFVDRECDRLGVDGLRSVYDVESGTERQRRIHAESGLDALCERLCLD; translated from the coding sequence ATGGAACTAGGGTCCGCGGACGCCTTCGACCGGATGGGCACGCTCGGCGTCGAAGAGGAGTTCTACATCGTCGACGGCGACGGCCGTCCCGCGTCGGGCATCTCGGACCTCGTCTACGACAACCCCCCCGAGGGGCTCCTCGACGACCGCATCGACCACGAACTCTTTAAGTTCACCGTCGAGACGCAGACGCCCCTCATCGAAGACCCCGCGGAGGCGGGAGAGACGGTCCGCGCCGTCCGGGAGGCCCTCGTCGACCACGCGGCCAACCACGGCTACCGCATCGCCGCGGCAGGCCTCCATCCGGCGGCGAAGTGGCGCGAACTCGACCACGCGACGAAACCGCGGTACAAGTCGCAACTCGACCGCATCCAGTACCCCCAGCACCGAAACACGACCGCCGGCCTGCACGTCCACGTCGGCGTCGACGACGCGGACAAGGCGACGTGGGTCGCCAACGAGGCGCGGTGGTACCTCCCGCCGCTGCTCGCCCTGTCGGCGAACTCCCCCTTCTGGAACGGGTTCGACACGGGCCTCTCCTCGGCGCGGGCGAAGATATTCGAGAACCTCCCGAACACCGGGATGCCCTCGCGCTTCTCGGACTTCGAGGCGTTCCGGGAGTTCGAGCGCCGGATGGTCGAGTTCGGGTCCATCGAGGACCGCGGCGAACTCTGGTTCGACGTGCGCCCGCACACCGGCCACGGCACCGTCGAGGTCCGGACGCCCGACGCGCAGTCGGACCCCGCGAAGACGATGGCGTTCGTCGAGTACGTCCACGCCCTCGTCCTCGACTTGGCCGAACGCTACGAGGACGGCGAGTCGGGGACGGACCTCCGTCGGGAACTCCTCGACGAGAACAAGTGGCGCGCGACGCGGCACGGCCACGACGCCGAGTTCGTCGCCCGGGACGCCGAGGGAACGGTGTCGCTCGGCGAGTTCGTCGACCGGGAGTGCGACCGACTCGGCGTCGACGGCCTCCGCAGCGTGTACGACGTCGAGAGCGGAACCGAGCGACAGCGACGGATTCACGCCGAATCGGGTCTCGACGCCCTCTGTGAACGTCTGTGTCTCGACTAA
- a CDS encoding fibrillarin-like rRNA/tRNA 2'-O-methyltransferase, whose product MTDVPRGVERRAFDGRERLATRGETVYGEPRDEDGWRAWDAGRSKLGAMLEQGMDTGLVGGESVLYLGAASGTTVSHVADFAGPTYAVEFAARPVRDLLGVAEDRENLFPLLKDARKPETYAHVVESNLDCIVQDVATRGQADVAVRNRRFLGDDGRLLAAVKARSEDVVADPEDVFERFLDDLRESYEVLETERLDRYHEDHLGVVARPR is encoded by the coding sequence GTGACCGACGTACCTCGAGGAGTCGAGCGCCGCGCGTTCGACGGCCGCGAGCGACTCGCCACGCGCGGCGAGACGGTGTACGGCGAACCCCGCGACGAGGACGGGTGGCGCGCGTGGGACGCCGGCCGGTCGAAACTCGGCGCGATGCTCGAACAGGGGATGGACACCGGTCTCGTCGGCGGCGAGTCGGTGCTGTATCTCGGCGCGGCGTCCGGGACTACGGTGTCGCACGTCGCCGACTTCGCGGGGCCGACGTACGCCGTCGAGTTCGCCGCGCGGCCGGTTCGTGACCTCCTCGGCGTCGCCGAGGACCGAGAGAACCTCTTTCCCCTCCTCAAGGACGCGCGAAAGCCAGAGACGTACGCGCACGTCGTCGAGTCGAACCTCGACTGCATCGTGCAGGACGTCGCGACGCGCGGACAGGCCGACGTGGCGGTGCGGAACCGGCGGTTCCTCGGCGACGACGGCCGCCTTCTCGCGGCCGTGAAGGCGCGGAGCGAGGACGTCGTCGCCGACCCCGAGGACGTGTTCGAGAGGTTCCTCGACGACCTGCGCGAGTCCTACGAGGTGCTGGAGACGGAGCGATTGGACCGGTACCACGAGGACCACCTCGGCGTCGTCGCCCGGCCGAGGTAA
- a CDS encoding NOP5/NOP56 family protein encodes MNDGAPSTNAGWFEGIDPDDAESANEAVTDGETEEPRNWPAVAVESGYADSEAEYYDRLHEVTLNATRREVRERERADDKQLVHAIRAMDDAERTANELAERLAEWAGTLFEDVDAGIDGAREVADREPTTPLEERVVSFAGRVADLADERDDLRAFIESRAPAVAPNLAEMAGPVLAARLVALAGGLESLAKKPSGTVQVLGAEDALFAHLKGRAPSPKHGVIYVHDYVRGTHPDHRGSAARAFAGKLTIAARIDHYSGELKPEVHEELRERMETIRAREVGE; translated from the coding sequence ATGAACGACGGTGCGCCCTCGACGAACGCGGGGTGGTTCGAGGGTATCGACCCCGACGACGCGGAGAGCGCCAACGAGGCCGTAACCGACGGCGAGACTGAGGAGCCGCGGAACTGGCCCGCTGTCGCGGTCGAATCCGGGTACGCCGACTCGGAGGCGGAGTACTACGACCGGCTTCACGAGGTGACCCTGAACGCGACGAGGCGAGAGGTCCGCGAACGGGAGCGAGCGGACGACAAGCAGTTGGTCCACGCGATTCGCGCGATGGACGACGCCGAACGGACCGCCAACGAACTCGCCGAACGCCTCGCCGAGTGGGCCGGGACGCTGTTCGAGGACGTCGACGCGGGCATCGACGGCGCCCGCGAGGTGGCCGACAGAGAACCGACGACGCCCCTCGAAGAGCGGGTCGTCTCCTTCGCCGGGCGCGTCGCGGACCTCGCAGACGAACGCGACGACCTACGGGCGTTCATCGAGTCGCGGGCGCCCGCCGTCGCACCGAACCTCGCGGAGATGGCCGGCCCCGTCCTCGCGGCGCGCCTCGTCGCCCTCGCGGGCGGCCTCGAATCGCTGGCGAAGAAGCCCTCCGGGACCGTTCAGGTGCTCGGCGCGGAGGACGCCCTGTTCGCGCATCTGAAGGGGCGAGCCCCCTCCCCGAAGCACGGCGTCATCTACGTCCACGACTACGTGCGCGGCACCCACCCCGACCACCGCGGGTCGGCGGCGCGCGCGTTCGCCGGCAAACTGACCATCGCCGCTCGAATCGACCACTACTCCGGGGAGCTGAAACCGGAGGTACACGAGGAGTTACGCGAGCGGATGGAGACGATTCGAGCGCGGGAGGTAGGAGAGTGA
- a CDS encoding glycoside hydrolase family 68 protein, with protein MADDNETREPTRRSFVKAAGVLGVAATTGLAAGSGSAAADSVGYPDAADWTREQAEQIERTDDTTAPLIDDSVEQLSEEQYVWDTWPLRNRDGSLAKVNGYQIIFSLTATDDVVPGARHNLASIRYFYSHNGHDWQQGGEVFDADAALGHHQWAGSAMYDEETGDVNVFYTAVSAAPEYRQRLAVGTGASLETSGNSVEITGGFDHGIIAEADGELYQTLEQSRDQGIIYAFRDPWFFEDPETGDVYALFEGNTPIENPSEYTDWNGNVGIAKATGDGLDEWELQEPLVEAITVNQQLERPHIVVNDGSYYLFTISHKFTFAPGLTGPDGLYGFIADSLDGDYEPLNEGGLVVSNPESAPFQTYSWLALPMGDDLAVTSFYNFRETDSLQDVGGLPADEQKRLFGGTLAPSLQVRIDGTETEIVREMKDGYFSPAIGAQQRGNGRSKQH; from the coding sequence ATGGCAGACGACAACGAAACGAGAGAACCGACTCGTCGTTCGTTCGTGAAAGCCGCGGGCGTCCTCGGCGTCGCCGCTACCACCGGCCTCGCCGCCGGGTCGGGGTCGGCCGCCGCCGACTCCGTCGGCTATCCGGACGCCGCGGACTGGACGCGCGAGCAGGCCGAACAGATAGAGCGGACGGACGACACGACCGCACCGCTCATCGACGACTCCGTCGAGCAACTCTCCGAGGAGCAGTACGTCTGGGACACGTGGCCGCTCCGGAACCGCGACGGGTCGCTCGCGAAGGTGAACGGCTACCAGATTATCTTCTCGCTGACCGCGACGGACGACGTCGTGCCGGGGGCCCGGCACAACCTCGCCAGCATCCGCTACTTCTACTCGCACAACGGCCACGACTGGCAGCAGGGCGGAGAAGTGTTCGACGCGGACGCCGCCCTCGGCCACCACCAGTGGGCCGGGTCCGCCATGTACGACGAGGAGACGGGAGACGTCAACGTGTTCTACACGGCCGTCAGCGCGGCGCCCGAGTACCGCCAGCGCCTCGCCGTCGGCACGGGAGCGTCCCTCGAAACGTCGGGTAACAGCGTCGAGATAACCGGTGGGTTCGACCACGGCATCATCGCCGAGGCGGACGGAGAACTGTACCAGACGCTGGAGCAGTCCCGCGACCAGGGCATCATCTACGCCTTCCGCGACCCGTGGTTCTTCGAGGACCCGGAGACGGGAGACGTGTACGCCCTGTTCGAGGGCAATACCCCCATCGAGAACCCCTCGGAATACACCGACTGGAACGGGAACGTCGGCATCGCGAAGGCCACGGGCGACGGGTTGGACGAGTGGGAACTGCAAGAACCGCTCGTCGAGGCCATCACGGTCAACCAACAGCTCGAACGGCCGCATATCGTCGTGAACGACGGGAGCTACTACCTGTTCACCATCAGCCACAAGTTCACGTTCGCGCCGGGACTCACCGGTCCCGACGGGCTCTACGGGTTCATCGCAGACTCGCTCGACGGCGACTACGAACCGCTCAACGAGGGCGGACTCGTCGTCTCGAACCCCGAGTCGGCGCCGTTCCAGACGTACTCGTGGCTCGCGCTTCCGATGGGTGACGACCTCGCGGTCACCAGCTTCTACAACTTCCGCGAGACGGACTCGCTGCAGGACGTCGGCGGCCTCCCCGCGGACGAGCAGAAACGGCTGTTCGGCGGGACGCTCGCGCCGAGTCTGCAAGTCCGGATAGACGGAACGGAGACCGAAATCGTGCGCGAGATGAAGGACGGGTACTTCTCGCCCGCTATCGGCGCCCAGCAGCGGGGTAACGGTCGGAGCAAGCAACACTGA
- a CDS encoding rubrerythrin-like domain-containing protein: MSERSPFVCRECGNRVSAGSFRSTCPDCGGELGPFGGPTRVTGD, translated from the coding sequence ATGAGTGAACGGTCACCTTTCGTCTGTCGCGAGTGCGGGAACCGCGTCTCGGCGGGGTCGTTCCGGTCGACCTGTCCCGACTGCGGTGGAGAGCTCGGGCCGTTCGGCGGACCGACGAGAGTCACCGGTGACTGA
- a CDS encoding DUF6517 family protein → MTSKRVVAAVLAVAMLTTTSGCIGFLTGDEALSFAAEPAVVDESAADSAGYSTDGPRVLSVNRTVSAAGQERQVVAENQVTTYRKTLDLGIFEADLGVFTVVSTPAVEIAGQTLNPIGEFSNRRLVSLVQDQYQGLNDVQEVSSQTITVQGRQTEVTKYSGTATVQGQEVDVYVHVTKYRDGDDFVVAIGVYPQRLDGEEANVLSMMRAIEHPA, encoded by the coding sequence ATGACCTCCAAACGAGTCGTCGCCGCGGTGCTCGCGGTGGCGATGCTCACGACGACGTCCGGTTGTATTGGCTTCCTCACGGGCGACGAGGCGCTCTCGTTCGCCGCCGAACCCGCGGTGGTGGACGAGTCGGCCGCCGACAGCGCCGGGTATTCGACCGACGGGCCCCGCGTCCTCTCGGTCAACAGAACGGTGTCCGCGGCCGGACAGGAGCGGCAAGTGGTCGCGGAGAACCAGGTGACCACGTACCGGAAGACGCTCGATCTGGGCATCTTCGAGGCCGACTTGGGCGTGTTCACCGTCGTCTCGACGCCCGCCGTCGAGATAGCCGGGCAGACGCTGAACCCCATCGGGGAGTTCTCGAATCGACGACTCGTCTCCCTCGTGCAGGACCAGTATCAGGGACTTAACGATGTCCAGGAGGTCAGTTCGCAGACGATAACGGTCCAGGGCCGGCAGACCGAGGTGACGAAGTACTCCGGGACCGCCACCGTGCAGGGTCAGGAAGTCGACGTGTACGTCCACGTCACGAAATACCGCGACGGCGATGACTTCGTCGTCGCCATCGGCGTCTACCCGCAGCGACTGGACGGCGAGGAGGCGAACGTGCTGTCGATGATGCGGGCCATCGAACACCCGGCCTAA
- the corA gene encoding magnesium/cobalt transporter CorA: MIDARVYDAGGVDTRKIDSEAALERARDAPGTTWVRVSTATEAEMEAVSRVFGIHALELEDVRNDVRPKTEEFPDHTFVLVKAASLRRGETTFDEEVQTKPVGLFVGEEWVLTLTVEDAVVPAVERIWRSIENREGRILVNGPDFAAYRVIDRVIDEYFTLLDDVEDTIEEIEEGVLEGPDDDVLDGLNAVRRDLLSFRKVVWPTREAVSILARGDAAHVREPTEKYYRDVYDHLVEVVDLTETYRDLARGARDIYLSVVSQSTNEVMRRLTVVATIFIPLTFVVGVYGMNFSGTGNMPELTWPYAYPAVMVGMTLVTVILLLYFEREGWL; this comes from the coding sequence GTGATAGACGCACGCGTGTACGACGCGGGCGGCGTCGACACGAGGAAGATCGACTCCGAGGCGGCCCTCGAACGGGCGCGCGACGCGCCGGGGACGACGTGGGTCCGCGTCAGCACCGCGACGGAGGCCGAGATGGAGGCCGTCTCGCGGGTGTTCGGCATCCACGCGTTGGAACTCGAAGACGTGCGGAACGACGTGCGACCGAAGACGGAGGAGTTCCCCGACCACACGTTCGTCCTCGTGAAGGCGGCGTCGCTCAGGCGCGGGGAGACGACGTTCGACGAGGAGGTGCAGACGAAGCCCGTCGGTCTGTTCGTCGGGGAGGAGTGGGTGCTCACGCTCACCGTCGAGGACGCCGTCGTTCCGGCCGTCGAACGCATCTGGCGGTCCATCGAGAACCGCGAGGGGCGCATCCTCGTGAACGGGCCGGACTTCGCCGCCTACCGCGTCATCGACCGCGTCATCGACGAGTACTTCACCCTCTTGGACGACGTCGAGGACACCATCGAAGAGATAGAGGAGGGGGTACTCGAAGGCCCGGACGACGACGTGCTCGACGGTCTCAACGCCGTTCGGCGCGACCTGCTGTCGTTCCGGAAGGTAGTGTGGCCGACCCGCGAGGCCGTCTCGATACTCGCCCGCGGCGACGCCGCGCACGTCCGCGAACCGACCGAGAAGTACTACCGCGACGTGTACGACCACCTCGTCGAGGTGGTCGACCTGACGGAGACGTATCGCGATTTAGCCCGGGGCGCGCGCGACATCTACCTGAGCGTCGTCTCCCAGTCGACGAACGAGGTGATGCGGCGACTCACCGTCGTGGCGACCATCTTCATCCCCCTGACGTTCGTCGTCGGCGTCTACGGGATGAACTTCTCCGGAACGGGAAACATGCCCGAGTTGACGTGGCCGTACGCCTACCCGGCGGTGATGGTCGGGATGACCCTCGTCACGGTCATCCTCCTCCTGTACTTCGAGCGGGAGGGCTGGCTCTGA
- a CDS encoding transcription initiation factor IIB yields the protein MSDTTIREYVSTDRRRESVDETATEQETEAEGERQVCPECGGSLVADEARGETVCGDCGLVVETDAVDRGPEWRAFDSSERDSKSRVGAPTTQMMHDKGLSTNIGWQNKDAYGNSLSARQREQMQRLRTWNERFRTRDSKERNLKQALGEIDRMASALGLPENVRETASVIYRRALGDDLLPGRSIEGVATSALYAAARQAGTPRSLDELETVSRVDKMELTRTYRYIVRELKLEIEPADPEQYVPRFASELGISDEAERQAHTLLQGAKKAGIHSGKSPVGLAAAAVYAAALLTNEKVTQSQVSEVASISEVTIRNRYKELLEVDDAGLFA from the coding sequence ATGAGCGACACGACAATCAGAGAGTACGTCAGCACCGACCGACGACGCGAGAGCGTCGACGAGACGGCGACGGAGCAGGAGACGGAGGCGGAAGGAGAGCGACAGGTGTGCCCCGAGTGCGGCGGGTCGCTCGTCGCCGACGAGGCCCGCGGCGAGACGGTCTGCGGCGACTGCGGCCTCGTCGTCGAGACGGACGCCGTCGACCGCGGCCCCGAGTGGCGCGCGTTCGACTCCTCGGAGCGCGACTCGAAGTCCCGCGTCGGCGCGCCGACGACCCAGATGATGCACGACAAGGGGCTGTCGACCAACATCGGCTGGCAGAACAAGGACGCCTACGGCAACTCGCTGTCGGCGCGCCAGCGAGAGCAGATGCAGCGGCTCCGCACGTGGAACGAGCGCTTCCGCACGCGCGACTCGAAGGAACGCAACCTGAAGCAGGCGCTCGGCGAAATCGACCGCATGGCCTCCGCGCTCGGCCTGCCCGAGAACGTCCGCGAGACGGCCTCGGTCATCTACCGCCGCGCGCTCGGGGACGACCTGCTGCCCGGCCGCTCCATCGAGGGCGTCGCCACCTCGGCGCTGTACGCCGCCGCGCGACAGGCCGGGACGCCCCGGTCGCTCGACGAGTTGGAGACGGTCTCCCGCGTCGACAAGATGGAACTGACCCGGACGTACCGCTACATCGTCCGCGAACTGAAGCTGGAAATCGAGCCCGCCGACCCCGAACAGTACGTCCCGCGGTTCGCCTCCGAACTCGGAATCTCCGACGAGGCCGAACGGCAAGCCCACACGCTGCTCCAGGGGGCGAAGAAGGCCGGCATCCACTCGGGGAAGTCGCCCGTCGGCCTCGCCGCCGCGGCCGTCTACGCGGCCGCCCTGCTCACCAACGAGAAGGTGACGCAGAGTCAGGTGAGCGAGGTGGCGAGCATCTCCGAAGTCACCATCCGGAACCGGTACAAAGAGCTGCTCGAAGTGGATGATGCGGGCCTGTTCGCCTGA
- a CDS encoding translation initiation factor IF-2 subunit beta: MGYEEQLDRALEQSPDVADGSDRFQVPDPRIRSEGNATVYENFDETCDRLARDPAHLMKALQTELGTSAEIDSKGRLRLTGSFNDRRLQVALDEYVEDYVRCTECESPDTRLVTEQGTTVLKCDACGALSAVPDL; encoded by the coding sequence ATGGGCTACGAGGAACAACTCGACAGAGCGCTCGAACAGTCGCCCGACGTCGCCGACGGGAGCGACCGCTTTCAGGTCCCCGACCCGCGGATTCGCTCGGAGGGGAACGCGACGGTGTACGAGAACTTCGACGAGACGTGCGACCGACTCGCCCGCGACCCCGCGCACCTGATGAAGGCGCTACAGACGGAACTCGGAACGAGCGCGGAGATAGACTCGAAGGGGCGCCTCCGCCTCACCGGGAGTTTCAACGACCGGCGCCTGCAGGTCGCACTCGACGAGTACGTCGAGGACTACGTCCGCTGTACCGAGTGCGAGTCGCCCGACACGCGTCTCGTCACCGAGCAGGGGACGACGGTGCTGAAGTGCGACGCGTGCGGGGCGCTCTCGGCGGTTCCGGACCTGTAG
- a CDS encoding UPF0058 family protein, with amino-acid sequence MKKQELIHLHGLLAEVHTEIEEREDSDIPLTAYNELGVRPTSIHKSKTDHKAAVFKLVKGITSSMDEPEQEAVAPHAD; translated from the coding sequence ATGAAGAAGCAGGAACTCATCCACCTGCACGGCCTGCTCGCAGAGGTACACACAGAGATCGAGGAGCGCGAAGACAGCGATATTCCGCTCACAGCATACAACGAACTCGGCGTCCGACCGACGTCGATTCACAAGTCTAAGACCGACCACAAGGCTGCTGTTTTCAAACTCGTGAAAGGAATCACCTCGTCGATGGACGAACCCGAGCAGGAAGCCGTCGCACCGCACGCGGACTGA
- a CDS encoding DUF555 domain-containing protein has translation MDCRVVVEAAVPVYDVETEDEAIRIAISKTGELLNPDLNYVEISMGSRTSPAGEELVPAFVAADEALVALELEMTVFNVEQEEHAARIARKEIGQRLESVPLKVLRVDVLPDEEEEETEEANGDADDDDLIPEFDDLMDDS, from the coding sequence ATGGACTGCAGGGTCGTCGTCGAGGCCGCGGTTCCCGTGTACGACGTCGAGACGGAGGACGAGGCCATCCGCATCGCCATCTCGAAGACCGGCGAACTGCTGAACCCGGACCTCAACTACGTCGAAATCAGCATGGGGTCGCGCACGTCGCCCGCCGGCGAGGAACTCGTCCCGGCGTTCGTCGCCGCCGACGAGGCGCTGGTCGCCCTCGAACTGGAGATGACCGTGTTCAACGTCGAACAGGAGGAACACGCCGCGCGCATCGCGCGCAAAGAGATCGGTCAGCGACTGGAGAGCGTCCCGCTGAAGGTGCTCCGCGTCGACGTCCTCCCCGACGAGGAGGAAGAAGAGACCGAGGAAGCGAACGGGGACGCGGACGACGACGACCTCATCCCGGAGTTCGACGACCTGATGGACGATTCCTGA
- a CDS encoding DNA-3-methyladenine glycosylase family protein produces MEFETGTIPLSDLDGAFDLQATLESGQSYLWDRADGRMYETMSVHGGDAWYETVVPPIPGVSEESVAVRVRQTGDERAGRLEWEATADAVPILTHLLRLDDDLDAILDATPDDPLLDRAYDAYEGMRLVRDPAFPCLISFICSAQMRVSRIHGMQMRLAREYGESVAVDGETFHAFPTPERLAARTEAELRDLSLGYRAPYVQRTAEMVADGEAHPDEAAGLPYEEARESLRRFVGVGDKVSDCVLLFSLGYLEAVPLDTWIRSAIEEHYPDCEKGSYADTSRAIRDRLGGTYAGYAQTYLFYYLRAGGE; encoded by the coding sequence ATGGAGTTCGAAACCGGGACGATTCCCCTGTCGGACCTCGACGGCGCGTTCGACCTGCAGGCGACGCTGGAGAGCGGGCAGTCGTACCTCTGGGACCGCGCGGACGGCCGGATGTACGAGACGATGAGCGTGCACGGCGGCGACGCGTGGTACGAGACGGTCGTGCCGCCGATTCCGGGTGTCTCCGAGGAGTCGGTCGCGGTCCGGGTCCGACAGACCGGGGACGAACGCGCGGGGCGTCTGGAGTGGGAGGCGACGGCGGACGCGGTGCCGATTCTCACCCACCTCCTCCGCCTCGACGACGACTTGGACGCGATACTCGACGCGACGCCCGACGACCCCCTGCTCGACCGCGCCTACGACGCCTACGAGGGCATGCGCCTCGTGCGCGACCCGGCGTTTCCGTGCCTGATATCGTTCATCTGCTCGGCGCAGATGCGCGTCTCCCGCATCCACGGGATGCAGATGCGACTGGCCCGCGAGTACGGCGAGTCGGTCGCCGTCGACGGCGAGACGTTCCACGCGTTCCCGACGCCCGAGCGGTTGGCCGCGCGGACGGAGGCGGAACTCCGCGACCTCTCGCTCGGCTACCGTGCCCCCTACGTGCAGCGAACGGCCGAGATGGTCGCCGACGGCGAGGCCCACCCCGACGAGGCCGCGGGACTCCCCTACGAGGAGGCCCGCGAGTCGCTGAGGCGGTTCGTCGGCGTCGGCGACAAGGTGTCCGACTGCGTGCTCCTGTTCTCTTTGGGCTATCTGGAGGCGGTTCCCCTCGACACGTGGATCCGCTCCGCTATCGAAGAACACTATCCCGACTGCGAGAAGGGGTCGTACGCCGACACCTCCCGGGCCATCCGGGACCGACTCGGCGGGACATACGCCGGGTACGCCCAGACGTACCTGTTCTACTACCTCCGCGCTGGCGGAGAGTGA